In the Peromyscus maniculatus bairdii isolate BWxNUB_F1_BW_parent chromosome 20, HU_Pman_BW_mat_3.1, whole genome shotgun sequence genome, one interval contains:
- the LOC102910777 gene encoding keratin, type II cuticular Hb5-like has protein sequence MAVSSYLLSSGCGVRNFSSSSALVPKLGTHSRVSAAACHGGSPGGPGHRHLRGSSSRSLCTVGSPRIAGSYRWPLHSGSSSFVYRAGGLCGPTPPCITTVSVNESLLTPLNLEIDPNAQCVKHEEKEQIKCLNSKFAAFINKVRFLEQQNKLLETKWQFYQNRKCRESNVEPLFSGYIETLRRETLCSETDSGRLAAELNRVQEAMEGYKKRYEEELALRGVAENEFVVLKKDTDGAYLHKAELEANTASLREETTFLRSMYKEEITYLQSQISETSVVVKMDNSRELDMDRVVAEIKAQYDDISSRSRAEAESWYQVQCEEMRITVTQQGENLRKGKEEVSELNRIIQRLSCEVESAKQQRHKLEAAIIEAEQQGEAALTDARCKLAELEAALQKAKQDMACLLKEYQEVINSKLGLDVEIATYRKLLEGEESRLCKGLDSVNICVSHSKGNVLVCGDLASPISRGPEDTAINSGAQCSSSVAGACSSMRLVQFS, from the exons ATGGCCGTCAGTTCTTACCTCCTCAGTTCTGGCTGTGGGGTCAGGAACTTCAGCTCCTCCTCTGCTTTGGTGCCCAAGCTGGGAACTCACAGCAGAGTCAGTGCAGCGGCCTGCCATGGGGGCAGTCCTGGGGGGCCAGGCCACAGGCACCTCAGGGGCTCCAGCAGCAGGAGCCTGTGTACTGTAGGGTCCCCCCGGATTGCAGGGAGTTACAGATGGCCTCTGCACAGTGGGAGCAGCAGCTTTGTTTACCGAGCGGGGGGCCTTTGCGGGCCCACACCCCCCTGCATCACCACAGTCTCCGTCAATGAGAGCCTGCTCACGCCCCTCAACCTGGAGATCGACCCCAATGCTCAGTGCGTGAAGCATGAGGAGAAGGAACAGATCAAGTGTCTCAACAGCAAGTTTGCAGCCTTCATCAACAAG GTGCGCTTTCTGGAGCAGCAGAACAAGCTGCTGGAGACCAAGTGGCAGTTCTACCAGAACCGCAAGTGCCGTGAGAGCAACGTGGAGCCGCTGTTCAGTGGCTACATCGAGACCCTGAGGAGGGAGACTCTGTGTTCGGAGACTGACAGCGGGAGGCTGGCTGCTGAGCTCAACCGTGTgcaggaggccatggagggctaCAAGAAGAG GTATGAGGAAGAACTGGCCCTCAGGGGCGTGGCTGAGAATGAGTTTGTGGTACTGAAGAAG GACACAGACGGTGCCTACCTGCACAAGGCAGAGCTAGAGGCCAACACAGCGTCACTGAGGGAGGAGACGACCTTCCTGCGGTCCATGTACAAGGAG GAAATCACCTACCTCCAGTCCCAGATCTCGGAAACCTCAGTGGTGGTGAAGATGGACAATAGCCGGGAGCTTGACATGGACAGGGTCGTGGCTGAGATCAAGGCTCAGTATGATGATATCTCCAGCCGCAGCCGGGCAGAGGCTGAGTCCTGGTACCAGGTCCAG TGTGAAGAGATGAGGATCACGGTGACCCAGCAAGGTGAGAATCTTCGCAAAGGCAAGGAAGAGGTCAGTGAGCTGAACCGCATCATCCAGAGGCTGAGCTGTGAGGTGGAGAGCGCCAAGCAGCAG cgCCATAAGCTAGAGGCCGCCATAATTGAGGCAGAGCAGCAGGGAGAGGCTGCCCTCACCGATGCCCGCTGCAAGCTGGCTGAGCTGGAGGCTGCCCTGCAGAAGGCCAAGCAGGACATGGCCTGCCTGCTCAAGGAGTACCAGGAGGTGATAAACTCCAAGCTGGGGCTGGATGTGGAGATCGCCACTTATCGGAAACtgctggagggagaggagagccG gTTGTGTAAAGGCCTGGACTCAGTCAACATCT GTGTGAGCCATTCCAAGGGCAATGTCCTGGTCTGTGGGGACCTGGCTTCCCCCATCTCTCGTGGCCCAGAGGACACGGCCATCAACAGTGGTGCTCAGTGCTCCTCCTCTGTAGCGGGGGCTTGCTCCAGTATGAGACTGGTGCAGTTTTCATAG
- the LOC102924641 gene encoding keratin, type II cuticular Hb5, with protein sequence MSCRSYRISPGCGVTRNFSSCSAVAPKTGNRCCISAAPFRGVSCYRGLTGFSSRSLCNPSPCGPRMAVGGFRSGSCGRSFGYRSGGVCGPTPPCITTVSVNESLLTPLNLEIDPNAQCVKHEEKEQIKCLNSKFAAFIDKVRFLEQQNKLLETKWQFYQNQRCCESNLEPLFGGYIEALRREAECVEADGGRLAAELNHVQEAMEGFKKKYEEEVALRATAENEFVVLKKDVDCAYLRKSDLEANVEALVEESSFLKRLYEEEIRVLQAHISDTSVIVKMDNSRDLNMDCVVAEIKAQYDDVASRSRAEAESWYRTKCEEMKATVIRHGETLRRTKEEINELNRIIQRLTAEIENAKCQRAKLETAVAEAEQQGEAALTDARCKLAELEAALQKAKQDMACLLKEYQEVMNSKLGLDIEIATYRRLLEGEEHRLCEGVGSVNVCVSSSRGGVTCGGLTYGSTPGRQITSGPSATGGSITVMAPDSCSPCQPRSSSFSCGSSRSVRFA encoded by the exons ATGTCCTGTCGCTCCTACAGGATCAGCCCAGGATGTGGAGTTACCAGAAACTTCAGCTCCTGCTCGGCTGTGGCCCCCAAAACTGGCAACCGCTGCTGCATCAGCGCTGCCCCCTTCCGAGGAGTGTCCTGCTACCGGGGATTGACGGGCTTCAGCAGCCGCAGCCTCTGTAACCCGAGCCCCTGCGGGCCACGCATGGCTGTTGGAGGCTTCCGCTCCGGCTCCTGTGGACGCAGCTTCGGATACCGCTCTGGAGGCGTCTGCGGGCCCACACCCCCCTGCATCACCACCGTCTCCGTCAATGAGAGCCTGCTCACACCCCTCAACCTGGAGATCGACCCCAATGCTCAGTGTGTGAAGCATGAGGAGAAGGAACAGATCAAGTGTCTCAACAGCAAGTTTGCCGCCTTCATCGACAAG GTGCGCTTCCTGGAGCAGCAGAACAAGCTGCTGGAGACCAAGTGGCAGTTCTACCAGAACCAGCGCTGCTGCGAGAGCAACCTGGAGCCGCTGTTTGGCGGTTACATAGAGGCGCTGAGGAGGGAGGCTGAGTGTGTGGAGGCGGATGGCGGGAGGCTGGCTGCTGAGCTCAACCACGTgcaggaggccatggagggcttcAAGAAGAA GTATGAAGAGGAGGTGGCTCTGAGGGCAACAGCAGAGAATGAGTTTGTGGTTTTGAAGAAG GACGTGGACTGCGCCTACTTACGGAAATCAGACCTGGAGGCCAACGTGGAGGCCTTGGTGGAGGAGTCCAGCTTCCTGAAGCGCCTCTACGAAGAG GAGATCCGAGTTCTGCAAGCCCACATCTCAGACACCTCCGTCATCGTCAAGATGGACAACAGCCGGGACCTGAACATGGACTGTGTTGTGGCTGAGATCAAGGCTCAGTATGACGACGTTGCCAGCCGCAGCCGGGCAGAGGCCGAGTCGTGGTACCGCACCAAG TGTGAGGAGATGAAGGCCACGGTAATCCGGCACGGGGAGACCCTGCGCCGCACGAAGGAGGAGATCAATGAGCTGAACCGCATCATCCAGAGGCTGACGGCCGAGATTGAGAACGCCAAGTGCCAG CGTGCCAAGCTGGAAACTGCTGTGGCCGAGGCAGAGCAGCAGGGAGAGGCCGCCCTCACCGATGCCCGCTGCAAGCTGGCTGAGCTGGAGGCTGCCCTGCAGAAGGCCAAGCAGGACATGGCCTGCCTGCTCAAGGAGTACCAGGAGGTGATGAACTCCAAGCTGGGGCTGGACATCGAGATCGCCACCTACAGGCGCCTGCTGGAGGGCGAGGAGCACAG GCTGTGCGAGGGTGTGGGCTCTGTGAATGTCT GTGTCAGCAGCTCCCGTGGTGGAGTCACATGTGGGGGCCTCACATATGGCTCAACCCCAGGCCGCCAGATTACCTCTGGCCCCTCTGCTACTGGGGGCAGCATCACAGTGATGGCCCCTGACTCCTGCTCCCCTTGCCAGCCACGCTCCTCCAGCTTCAGCTGTGGGAGCAGCCGCTCAGTGCGCTTTGCTTAG